A stretch of DNA from Scomber japonicus isolate fScoJap1 chromosome 19, fScoJap1.pri, whole genome shotgun sequence:
ATAATAAGTTTAATAGTTGCATAGCTGCAGTTTAATGCATTCACTGGTGACTTGAATTCAACCATGTTTTTGACACATTAgcattatatctttttttttaaagcaaaaaactGAGGAATTGCAATGCTGAGACTTAAGGCACCTTGTCCAAAAACAACATGTGAAAACATGCATATACGATATATGTACACAACTAGCAAAGGCAAAGCAACATCAcatcaaatattgatttcatttaGGTTTCCTCTGTTTACTGaactttgtgtgtttattaaaatataaaaaatattcatttttgaaAGGgtgctatgtgtgtgtacttctaATAAAGTTGTTAGAAGTGCACACTGAGATCCATAACACATTATACCCAACATGTGACCTCTCTAGCAGGATACTGTGCAATGACTTAGAAGCTTAAAACAGAAGAAGACACCAACCACTTAACCTTGCACAAATGTTACTGTAAATGGCATTGACAGTCTTTTAAAATACATCTATTTATTCTTGGTGGACACGTTGTGGTGTAGGGCAGGCCTTTAAAGCACAGAACTTTGAAGATTTTTCATATTTGCTTAAATCAAGGAAAGGATCACCAAAACATTCAAAAAAGGAATAATAGGAAAATGCACATGACAGTTACAAGTGCAACTACAGCCTTAGAGCTGAATATAATGCAATGTGCAAATGTATGAATGGTTGTTGTTTGATTAAGCTGTTCCACTCTTACATCTCAAACAGACGGCAATGGGAATGTATCCCACATGCCTGGCGACAGAGCTTTTTCTGTTGTGGCCCCTCGGCTCTAGAACAGCCTGCCAGAGGCCATTAGACAGGCTGAGTCTGTTGATACTTCTAAAATACATCTGAAGACTCACTTTTAATCTCTGGCTTTTAATTGTTTTCaatctattttatttgttaactgatttctttgggttttaaatttgtgcttaaattttgttttattctaattttgCTCCTTTTATGCTTGTATGTGCATACATATGCCTGCCTTTGTGAAGCACTGCAAAGTCTGTTTGCCTTTTAagttgctatataaataaatatgtcaaaAGGTGTCAGTTATAGCCTATAGTTTTAtcagtgacttttttttcttcatgtccATCTTGTCTTGCTTATTAGAAGATAATTTGTTACAAATAGATCATGAATCTTACCGAAGAAACAGGAACTCTTTGATCTTTAAACAATCTTTTGATCTTTTTGACACTTAGCTCAACTTCCTCCAAACAACCTACATTTTAAGTTACTGGAGTTGCATAGATGCCTCTCTTAGATTATGCATAATATCATGTATGGTTGTCAAAGTGCAATGATAGTGCATCCTAttatctcatctctctctctttcagatgAACACGCCTTTGTCACTTCCTACCTAGACTATTGTAAAAGCATCTTCAGTTCCACCTCAATAAACTTCAGTATGTCGAGAATTCTGCTGGTTGACTGCTGGCTCCTCACTCAAATCTGTTCTAACAACCGCATCACCCCCGTCCTCCAGAACCTCCACTGgctctccatcctcctcaccCTCAAATCCCTCCACAACCATGccctttcttacttccctcCCGTAACCTCCTTTCCACCCCTCTCAGGAACGAGCACTGGACCTGGGGGGACAGGGCCCTCTCAGTTGCCACTTCTCAAGACTCACCTTTTTCAAATCCGCTAttaatgttgatatttttttatgtcttttgttttgtttcttcttctctgaattgcttttgattgtgtttgtttatgttgtaTGGTTTTATAGTTTTTGATTCTGTAAAACATCTGAGTTTTGAGTATTGTTagaagtgctatataaataaaatgtattactattatGTTACGGTTTCTTAATATAAtcgtgggagaaaaaaaaaagtcagttttacTTGATGTAGATATATTAAAAAAGGTGTTTTGAGACAAAACCATCTCAGTGTAgccaacttttaaataaatcagaatTAAATCAATTTACAGTCTATAAGCTATATGCTGTAAGTCCAGTGTATCTTACCATTAAATGTAGAATTAGCACACAGTAATAGGACAGAGACCGTTCCAGTGTTTTACTGACAAATGTTCATTATAACTAAGACTTATAACTCTTGTGATATTGTCAGGGAGCGATTCCAAAAATAATTTGTCATTCCAGTAGGAATAGATTCTTAAAATACAAGACCAGACATGCAAAACTCTGAGCACCCAGACTTGACTTTAGTATTGTGGGCTATTCAACAtttcataaacataaaaaccctttacaataaaaacaaaactagaGGTGTTGAAATACAATTTCAGGTCAGTCATTATCCCATTATTCACCTGACATTGTGCAATAAATTGGCAGAATTAGCAGCTATGACACTTCAACAAAACATTTGTCACATCccctttaaaatattttaaatctcaCCACCATCCCCATCAATGCTCAAAATATTTGCTAAAGATGTCAGTGACGATCAACAACAGGACAAAATCTGGGTTCAGTGTACAAACGggacatattttttaaaaaaaagataatattcAACATTACAAAAGGCACTTTGTGCAaaatcaaatggaaaaaatgcaTTCAATGACAATTTGCACATTCCATTTCAATGACAGACAGTTCAGACAATACTGCTGTATTCAGAGCAACGAGACAGTAGCACTGACCAGGATATCAAAAGCGGTGTGGATAATTTTGACTTCTTACATGATCATTTCGATGCAAAAATTGGAGCCATAGCTCTGATTTGTAATAAACTTCATTATTTATGGTGATTCCGAGCCGTTCCTCGAATTGTGACGCCATTGATAACCCAGATCTTCTGCACCACAGAAAACCTACCCTGCAATTACCCCATCCTCATTCCACAACTGGACTATACTGTAGCACCAAATCTTACTTTGCTATTGTTTTAAACCTACCATAACAAAAGCCTATGGAATAATTTACTATGCAGtatcaaaagaacaaaaatcagAGAGGCGCTTCACTTTCAGTTGAGGTTTTcctcttagttttagtttttaagtCAAAGCAGTTGATGGTGTGGAGCTGCAAGTCGTGTAAGAATCCATTGCACTACTGCAATCACCAGAAGAGCCTTCTCACTTGGATTGTTTCTATCCCATGATCCATCAAGATGGAGTTACTGGGTTTAGAGGCTCTTCTCCAGCTTGAGTTGGGGTTGGACAGAGATGCTTGGGAAGGCAATCTGTGGTTCTGGCTGGGACTACTTGAGCTTGCCTATCCAGTCAGGTGGCTAACCAGTCCAGGGTGCAGGGCTTGCTTCAGGACATCAGGCCGATGAAGCGAAGGCATGTAGAGTGTAGGAGGAGGACCTACAGGGTAGCTGGAGGCAGAGTAGCCCTGACTGGGAATGGGAGAGGGGGCCATGTTCAATGGTGAAGGACTCTGCTCGTAGTACTGGCCATCACACTCCTCATCCAGGGGCAAGGCCAGGCGCTTTCCCTTCTGTCTACGGTTGCAGAACCAAACACGTACCACCTGCCGAAAACAGCAGTCATTCAAACTTCGTGCAAACTAGACACATTCGTTAAAAAGACAAACTATTTAAGAGTTTGTACTTACATCTCTCTCCAGTCCCAGGTCATCCGAGATGTGTGTAATCTCCTGGGTGTTGGGCTTGGGACACTTGACAAAGTAGGACTCCAGAGCAGAGCGCACTGCTCCCTCCAGACtggtcctcctcttcctcttcctggtaTCAACAAATACTCGCTCAATCTTGTACATCTGAGGAATCAGACATGTTGGTAAAGGTTTGTGTAGAGTTGAATATTCATGGTGAGGCTATACTTTGCAAGTTTGGATCAATTGTATACTGCAGAAATTTTGACTTAAAAGTTTAGGTACAACATTTATGGAGGTCAAGGTTTAAATAATGATCACTAAATAGCTTTATTGTGGCCACTAGGTGGCCTATCCCACCTCAAAAGGAACAGAATGGGCTTGGTTCAGGCTTGCTCAGTAGGACATTAGCTTGGCCTGAAAACCCCAACCAATCTCATAAGGCTGTGTGATTATCTGTTGTCTTGTAAACTAGTTGGCAGATGTCGGAGTTGCAGACTTACATCCTGGGGATTTTCTGAGGTCTCCGCCTCATTCAGCCATCTCTGGAGAAGGGGCTTCAGCTTGCACATGTTCTTAAAGCTCAACTGGAGAGCCTCAAAGCGGCAAATTGTTGTCTGGCTGAACATTTTACCTGCATGTGCAAAAAACAGATCAGATATCACTTTGCTTTCCTCTATGGTCCCTGACAGTGTATGTGAAACACTGATCACTTGACAAACCAATGAAAGCACACCTCAATACCAGGAAGCTTCCTTTATTGGTGATGTACCGATTAAAAGGCTGATATGCACATCAAATGAcaagttaaatgtttcattatgaCTTAAGGACTTGTACAGTAGCTGACAGATGACATAGATTGGCATTTTGATTGTGGACTCAAGTTGGTGTTTTTATGCATGGTTGGGTCATCACTCTTAAAATTAGGTCTACATAGGTTCAAcaacactgagctgaagagtGGGTATAGTAAATTagagtttcagtttcagaaccAAACTTACCATAAAGGTTACCCAGAGCAAGGCCAACATCAGCTTGAGTGAAACCCAAAGTGATGCGTTTGTGTTTCAGCTCCTTGGCAAACTGCTCCAGCTCTTCAGTGGAAAGGTTCTCCTGTAGAAAGACATTTGAGGAAAAACTGTTTCGGAGGAGAACTTTGACACACTTGTGGAATTAGATACATGATTTAATATCTCTGTCCTTACCTCCTCGGAGTCGCTGCACCCTCCACTGGAAGACCCGCTGCTCCGTGTGGAGGAGGCCGGGTTCTGCGTCTGAGGTCCGGTGGCACCCTGGGTTGTGTTCCCGCTGAAAAACGCGTTCCCTGGAAGGCCGCTGCTTGGGGGTGAGGGGGACATAGATGGGGAAGACGCGGAGGATGTTGAAGGGTTTTGATTATTGCTGCCGGGTGGTGTGATATGGGTGATCCCAGGCCAAAAGGATGGGTTCCAGGCCGCGGAGTAGAAGACTCCAGGGGGCATGGCGGCGGAGGCCGGTGGTGTTGGATACTGCTGGACCTTAATCTCTGTGGAATAATCATCCCCTGTGTCCTTCTCGGTCTTTATTTCGGGCAGTTTGATTTGCTCCCGAGTCTCGGCGATGGGGGGACTCAGGTTTGTGGGCTGGGTGGCTGCTGTTACACCGGGTACCTGGCCGGTGTACTCGGGCGCAGCGAAGGGATACCAGTGCTTGGGTTGCCCGAACTCTCCAGTGTGTAGGTCAGATCCCCTGTAGTCACTGGAGACGGGTGGGAACGGGAAAAAGGTCTGGGCGGATGCCGGTGTGATGCCACTGTAAGCGGTTTTGTTGTAGAGGAGGCCCGGGTCTGGCAGCATGCCGTGAGGAAGCTGAAATGACGCAGCGTTGCATAAACTCTCCTGACTCAAAACCTGGGCGCAATGATTGGCCCGGCTGAAGTCATAAGGCCGACTTTGGCACTCTGAAGAAGGGCTCTGCGATCTCTCAGACATCTTGAGGACGGTGTGGAGGCCTACGCGCGCATCCAAAATTTCAAAACTTACTGGCTATTAAAAACACGATTTTTGATTTTTAAGCTTGCTCATCCGTTTCAAGTTGACGCACAAACcacagagggaggggagaaactCTCCAGAAATAAACCAGCGCCAGTCCGTTTTTGGAGAAATTGCGCAAAAATGTAGGCCTTAGTAGTTGTTGTTTTGGTGCACCATAACCACCAATACGCCTCCGGCCAACTCCATGAAGTCCTATCTTTAGCACCTCACCTTCAAGCTCAAATGTTTCTCTCTTGCCTCAGCTCTACAGGTTTTCCTAATCACAGCTGCGCGAGTTGGAGATCGCCTCATCTCTTCGCCGATTGGCTGGCGCAGACAATTGCGCACAGCTGATGGTGAATTTGTGAATGACCTTGATTGTTCTCAAAGTAGTGGGCGTGATTTCACGTAAACTTTTAGCCTTTTTTGCAGCAATGTTTTCACCTTTTCAGTTGaatgtaaaacaacaaaaaataataataattcaacagATTCAAGTCACCTGGGATATTTAAAAGGCATATTTACAATGCTAAACAGGCACGGGCCACCGCTCCTGCAAATACATACTGTTACACTACTGTAACTTGCTCACCTCATACATGAATTATAATGATCggtttgtttaaattattcCCCTTTAAGGAGATTGCTTTGATATTAAAATCCCTGTGATTGAGGCTTCATTCATACCCGAATCCATCCATTTTAATCACTAACATTtaaaccaaataaaataaacagactgCACTTCTGAATAACTGTGAGAAGAATTAACTTAAGTAGTCTTATAATTTATGTACCACATTaatgacagagaggagaatGCTTTAGGCtaactgaaaatgtttataaatgtaAACACGTTAAACTAAGGGAGAAAATGTACACCCATGGTAGCAGATACAGTTTAGTTGGACTCTTGTTGGACGCATTTCGAGCGCAAGTTCCCTTTTTAACCAACCAGTAGGTTTTCCCTACTTGTCTCTGGCCTGTTTATGTGTTCTAGTTTATTAGAAACTTTCGGACTTTGGTATATAAACAAgatttttttggttattttttttgcacttcTCTGAAGTAAAAcagatgtgtgtacagtatagcTCTATGGTTGCCCTTAAAAAGTATCATGTTGTTTTGGATACAAGTGATTTTTTGGCTACTTGTATTCAGACTAGACTAGAAATGGGTGAA
This window harbors:
- the pou5f3 gene encoding POU domain, class 5, transcription factor 1; the protein is MSERSQSPSSECQSRPYDFSRANHCAQVLSQESLCNAASFQLPHGMLPDPGLLYNKTAYSGITPASAQTFFPFPPVSSDYRGSDLHTGEFGQPKHWYPFAAPEYTGQVPGVTAATQPTNLSPPIAETREQIKLPEIKTEKDTGDDYSTEIKVQQYPTPPASAAMPPGVFYSAAWNPSFWPGITHITPPGSNNQNPSTSSASSPSMSPSPPSSGLPGNAFFSGNTTQGATGPQTQNPASSTRSSGSSSGGCSDSEEENLSTEELEQFAKELKHKRITLGFTQADVGLALGNLYGKMFSQTTICRFEALQLSFKNMCKLKPLLQRWLNEAETSENPQDMYKIERVFVDTRKRKRRTSLEGAVRSALESYFVKCPKPNTQEITHISDDLGLERDVVRVWFCNRRQKGKRLALPLDEECDGQYYEQSPSPLNMAPSPIPSQGYSASSYPVGPPPTLYMPSLHRPDVLKQALHPGLVSHLTG